The region attggacaaagCATTcaaagacatcaccttggggtccaataaataataataataataataatgatgtttcactattttctgacattttttagataaaaggattaatccattaattgagaaaataatcatcagatttgATTGGTTGGAATTTTTAAATCACCAACTGTTCCACCACGAACTAACCACTAGATggtctttgttttttataaagCACACCTTTTGCACACTTTTTTAGCATTACATTGCAATATGTTGAATTTCTCATCAAAGTgaaacagtcatttttttatttgagcttGATAAATGTATTAATCTGGGGCGCAGCTCATAGCATGTCATCTActtctgttctttgttttctgcCTGGCTCCTTTATTAGATGGgatatctgtgtttttactttgattAGCCAAAAGTATGTATAAATATCAAATCTTTTTCTCCctgtccctctctttctccattaTAGATATGAACCTCAGATGGATATTCCCACTGATGTGGATACAGAGTCAGACAGAATATTCTTCATTAAGGCCGTGGCTCAGTTCATGGTGACATCTTGTCTTACGTTTATACAGAATGTATAGTTTATTTTCAGCTACTGGGGGCCTGCTGGtcatcagtctgtctgtcattgtCTCTCCTGGTTGCAGGCGACTAAAGCTCACATCAAAGTGAACACCAAGCGTCTCTACCAGGCTGATGGCTATGCAGTGAAAGAGATGCTAAAGATCACCTCAGTGTTATACAACGCTATGAAGACCAAGCAGATGGCCCTGGAGGACCGAGTCGAGGAGGACAACAACAAATTCAAGTTTGACCTCGGCTCACGGGTGAGATgggatttttgtatttttattgtatagTGACAGTGGAGATGCAGACAAGAAATAAATtgggacagagagaggggtatgGCCTGCAAGAACGGTCACTAGCAAAGTCAGTGTAATACATCAGGTTTTTCACTATTAAGTTTCAAAGCTCTTATCAGATTTCTGATTTATATTcccttcctgtttcctgttctcctcatttctgaaaatgtatattatatCAAATTTTAGGTGGAATAAGaagctcttttttcttttgagacAGCATTACAACAGTGCAGACATTTCTATCCTTACATATAATGTATGCATCTTTCATGTGGATGAAATCAAGAACTGTGtcagaagtgtgtgtgcgtgttgcgAATTAAGTCTCACTCTGTCTTCACTTAAGATTTCAGATCTTAAAGTAGCTCGGCAGCTGGCATCTGAGGTCACGTCAAAAGGAGCATCTCTATATGATTTACTGGGAAAGGAGGTGGACCTAAGGGTGAGTAAACATCTGAGAAATAACACCACAAGTCAACACTAATGAAGTTATTCTCTAATCTGTATTTTCATACCTCTTTTCTCAAGACAAATTAGGGCATACAAGTAATGTTAGCAGTCAAGGAACTTTCTTTAGCTTTTCTGCCATAAGTGCCGGTGAGGCTGGTAGCAAAAGGTAGCTTTGCTTTTCTGCAGTGAACCATGATAACAGTAACAGCCGTACAATTATAATGCAATCTCTTTGAAGACATCAATGATAGTGGTGCAGGTGATGCAGGAGATTACTCTGCTGTCTTGTCGTCCATAGGAAATGAGAACTGCTGCCATTGCTAGACCTTTGGAAATCAATGAGACTGAAAAGGCCCTGAGAGCTGCCATCAAGGAGGTTTTGGTATGTCTTGAGATACatactataaatataaaaatactataaCAAGTTCCTTTCTATCCATGAAATGTCATTGACTCTGCCACCATGCCTTTGTGTACCTCATCAAGGAAAGTGTGGAGAAGACCAAGGACATGCTGAGTAACGTCGTTTCTGATGAGACCAGTCTGGATGCCAAGATAGAAAAGAAGAAGCAGGAATTGGAGAGGAATCGGAAGAGGCTCCAGACACTGCAGAGTGTGAGGTCAGTTTACAACCTTACAGGGAGAAGACAATGACATGAGGAAAAATTATTCCCATATgcctcagcaaaaaaaacaaaacaaagcataaTAGGAGAGCTATACAGTGCGGTTTGAATTATACACATTCTTTGCCTGAAATTTTATCATTCAAGCAGAGAGATGGCTTATCTTTTAGCCAtttcaaaatgttctttatttgACTCACAGCAAGTCATTCGGTGCACACCATCTTGttcctctctcattctctcagGCCAGCATTCATGGATGAATATGAGAAGATTGAGGAAGATCTGCAGAAGCAATATGACACCTATGTGGAGAAGTTCAAGAACCTTTGCTTCCTGGAGTCTCAGCTGGAAGAATACCATAGACTGGAGCAAGAGAGGTTTGAGGTGGGTGAATATGATAAGTAGAATAGcagatctcttttttttaaattacttccTATGGGACTGCATGTATATAACTAATattgttatttacttttacttacgCTTTTGTAGTTTCCACTCTACAAAGTCAATATATGGAAAGTAGCCAGTTTTGCTGTGAATGGAAGAATGGACTTCATTCACTATTCCTCGAGTATCACTTGCTGACCTACTGAGAGAAAAGTTTATCCTTCTCTCATGTTTGGAAGTTAACTAAACCATAGTTATACCACTACATTaacttatcttttaaaaaactaGAGCTGCACACGGTGGCATTATGACTGAAAGTACTTGGATTTTGCCTTTTAACAGATGTATGAAAGCACATGCAAGTGTATGCTTGTCTTCCCTGAATGGGCCTCTGCATGTTCTCTAAATGTGTCAGTCCTTTTGTTTCCACTGCAGGAGGCTGAAAACACTCTGAGGATGATGCAGCACAAActgagggaagaggagagggatcTGATGAGGAGTTCCTGTGAGACAACCCCTAACACTGAaagcaaagcaataatcacatCATCTCAACCCTTTTTTATGGTTTAACatgttgtaaaatatatttgctgCAGTGAAAGATGAGGACTCTGATATGGACGTTCCTGAGGACGAAGGTTCAGACAGTGACATGGAGGAGTGTCGGCCTTCTAAGCCACGGCCCACCCGAAATGGCATCATGGCAGGTACATGGACAACTGATTTATTAAGTCCTTCATGTTATGATCTATTATTAGTTACTTGAAAAGGGGTTCAGTTCATAGTTCATATAATTTTACACTTTCTATGGATGTAAATGGTTCCATATCTTCAGTCCATATGTTGGCAGTCAGTGAGAGATTGTCCCCAAGTGGCTTTTGTCACACAAATTTCTTCGCCTGTAGAAACAGATGGATGCTTTTCAAAATCATTGTTCTTGTGATGAAGCCTTCTTACTGTACACTGAACAAGTCTGGCCTGGCCGTAAAGTTTTCCCATCTTGGTTTTGACTTCAATAACATAATTAAAGCTGAAAGCTTGTGGTCAGAGTGTGGacaataatattaaatgatTATGTGAAGCTCTGTGGCCGGTCTTTGGCATGAGTCTTACACAGAACTTGTATATGGATTTAGTAATACATACGAGCCAAATCCCTGCCAATGAATATTTGAATAATGTCCAAACCAAATACAACAGAAATTTCACAGGAAAAGCTGCTGTGTTGAAACACAG is a window of Thunnus thynnus chromosome 8, fThuThy2.1, whole genome shotgun sequence DNA encoding:
- the cluap1 gene encoding clusterin-associated protein 1 homolog isoform X2; amino-acid sequence: MSFRDLRNFTEMMRALGYVRLISMENFRTPNFTLVAEILIWLVKRYEPQMDIPTDVDTESDRIFFIKAVAQFMATKAHIKVNTKRLYQADGYAVKEMLKITSVLYNAMKTKQMALEDRVEEDNNKFKFDLGSRISDLKVARQLASEVTSKGASLYDLLGKEVDLREMRTAAIARPLEINETEKALRAAIKEVLESVEKTKDMLSNVVSDETSLDAKIEKKKQELERNRKRLQTLQSVRPAFMDEYEKIEEDLQKQYDTYVEKFKNLCFLESQLEEYHRLEQERFEEAENTLRMMQHKLREEERDLMRSSLKDEDSDMDVPEDEGSDSDMEECRPSKPRPTRNGIMAGRGARFIGNMQGGDSDEPSLDVSRRPVPHAKKRQEGQTEDSEIDVDEDDDDEEDEEGDEEESKDLEDDSLEGPVSRGTRPTRGGIRPPLLEESDNDF
- the cluap1 gene encoding clusterin-associated protein 1 homolog isoform X1, encoding MSFRDLRNFTEMMRALGYVRLISMENFRTPNFTLVAEILIWLVKRYEPQMDIPTDVDTESDRIFFIKAVAQFMATKAHIKVNTKRLYQADGYAVKEMLKITSVLYNAMKTKQMALEDRVEEDNNKFKFDLGSRISDLKVARQLASEVTSKGASLYDLLGKEVDLREMRTAAIARPLEINETEKALRAAIKEVLESVEKTKDMLSNVVSDETSLDAKIEKKKQELERNRKRLQTLQSVRPAFMDEYEKIEEDLQKQYDTYVEKFKNLCFLESQLEEYHRLEQERFEEAENTLRMMQHKLREEERDLMRSSLKDEDSDMDVPEDEGSDSDMEECRPSKPRPTRNGIMAGRGARFIGNMQGGDSDETEDSEIDVDEDDDDEEDEEGDEEESKDLEDDSLEGPVSRGTRPTRGGIRPPLLEESDNDF